One Fundulus heteroclitus isolate FHET01 chromosome 11, MU-UCD_Fhet_4.1, whole genome shotgun sequence DNA segment encodes these proteins:
- the kcnip1b gene encoding Kv channel-interacting protein 1b isoform X2 yields the protein MGAVVGTLTMQTKQRRPSRDKADDELEMTTVCHRPEGLDQLEAQTNFSKQELQILYRGFKNECPSGVVNEETFKHIYAQFFPHGDASTYAHYLFNAFDTTNNGSIKFKDFVMGLSILLRGTLREKLEWTFHLYDINKDGYINREEMTEIVRAIYDMMGKYTYPALKGDVPQQHVDAFFQKMDKNKDGVVTLEEFIIACQEDENMMRSMQLFENVM from the exons ATAAAGCAGATGATGAGCTTGAGATGACCACGGTGTGTCACAGGCCAGAGGGTCTCGATCAACTGGAGGCCCAGACTAACTTCAGcaagcaggagctgcagatcctcTATCGCGGCTTTAAGAAT GAATGTCCCAGTGGAGTCGTAAACGAGGAGACCTTCAAGCACATTTATGCACAGTTTTTCCCTCATGGAG atGCAAGCACGTATGCACATTACCTCTTCAACGCTTTCGACACTACAAACAACGGCTCCATTAAATTTAAG GACTTTGTGATGGGCTTATCCATTCTGCTGAGGGGAACCCTGAGGGAAAAGCTGGAGTGGACGTTTCATCTCTACGACATCAACAAAGACGGATACATAAATAGGGAG GAAATGACGGAGATTGTCAGGGCCATTTATGACATGATGGGCAAGTACACCTACCCCGCATTAAAGGGAGACGTCCCGCAGCAGCACGTGGATGCCTTTTTTCAG AAAATGGATAAGAACAAAGACGGAGTCGTGACCTTGGAAGAGTTTATTATAGCCTGCCAAGAG GATGAAAACATGATGAGATCCATGCAGCTGTTCGAAAACGTGATGTAG
- the npm1a gene encoding nucleophosmin 1a, with protein MNGINDEPMVPQTFLYGCVLEGGKEVFFDPEDDDFEHQLDLRMACVDPKTKDELNMVEVEGRDAEGQKVNAALVSLKPSTLPSVCLGGFTITPPVVFRLKTGSGPVHISGQHLVMMEPDQSFDEEEEEEEEEEEEEEEEVKASKKRPASSPAAKSQKKSKMDVEEEEDDDEEDEDEEDDDDEEEEESDVEESPVKAKPAPPKATPAKQKGPAQNGKNSGPSTPAAKQTPKGKGEKSPKTPATPKATLTVPEIKARMMESVKKGVSLPKTQPKFENFVKHGHNVSDLKVIAELWKWRQTLKDEK; from the exons ATGAACGGGATAAACGACGAGCCGATGGTACCACAGACCTTCCTTTACG GGTGTGTTCTGGAAGGTGGCAAGGAGGTGTTCTTTGATCCTGAAGATGACGACTTTGAGCATCAACTGGATCTGAGGATG GCATGTGTGGACCCTAAGACAAAAGACGAACTAAACATGGTGGAGGTTGAAGGGCGGGATGCAGAGGGGCAGAAAGTCAACGCAGCATTGGTTTCCCTCAAGCCATCTACCCTTCCAAGT GTGTGCCTCGGTGGGTTCACAATCACCCCCCCTGTAGTATTTCGTCTGAAGACCGGTTCAGGTCCAGTTCACATCAGTGGACAACACCTAGTCA TGATGGAGCCTGACCAGTCTTTTgatgaggaagaagaggaggaggaggaggaagaggaggaggaagaagaagaagttaaaGCATCAAAGAAACGACCCGCCTCATCCCCTGCTGCAAAGTCTCAG aaaaaaagtaaaatggacgtggaggaggaagaggatgatgatgaggaggatga GGACGAGGAAGACGATGATgatgaggaagaagaagagagcGACGTTGAAGAATCACCTGTTAAG GCCAAACCAGCCCCACCCAAAGCGACTCCAGCAAAACAGAAGGGCCCGGCTCAGAATGGCAAGAACTCTGGACCAAGCACACCTGCCGCAAAGCAG ACCCCCAAAGGGAAAGGCGAGAAGTCTCCCAAGACTCCAGCAACGCCTAAAGCGACTTTAACCGTTCCCGAAATTAAAGCCAGGATGATGGAGTCTGTGAAGAAG GGTGTCTCGTTACCAAAGACGCAGCCCAAGTTTGAAAACTTTGTGAAGCACGGTCACAATGTGTCGGATCTCAAG GTCATTGCAGAGCTGTGGAAGTGGCGACAGACACTGAAGGATGAAAAGTAG
- the LOC105919371 gene encoding claudin-7-B, which produces MANSSLQILGFALALLGMIGLIIGTILPQWKMSAFVGSNIITAVSMYEGLWMSCAFQSTGQIQCKVYDSMLQLNSALQATRALMVVSIIVTVAGLGVACMGMKCTNCGGDDKTKKSRIAMTGGIIILIGALCAIVACSWYANDIVRAFYDPFTPVNTRYEFGSAIFIGWAGSFLAIIGGAMLAASCPKEKSSPKYPISNRPPSSSREYV; this is translated from the exons ATGGCCAATTCAAGTCTTCAGATTCTGGGCTTCGCCCTGGCTCTTCTTGGTATGATTGGATTGATAATTGGCACCATCTTGCCCCAGTGGAAGATGTCGGCTTTCGTCGGTTCCAACATCATCACCGCCGTGTCGATGTACGAGGGACTGTGGATGTCCTGCGCCTTCCAGAGCACGGGCCAGATCCAGTGCAAAGTGTACGACTCGATGCTGCAGCTCAACA GTGCCCTTCAAGCAACGCGCGCCCTCATGGTTGTGAGCATAATCGTCACCGTTGCTGGGCTGGGTGTAGCCTGTATGGGAATGAAGTGCACAAACTGCGGAGGAGACGACAAAACAAAGAAGTCCCGCATCGCGATGACTGGTGGCATCATCATCCTGATCGGAG CTTTGTGTGCTATAGTCGCCTGCTCTTGGTATGCTAACGACATCGTCCGAGCCTTCTACGATCCTTTCACCCCTGTCAACACAAG GTACGAGTTTGGCTCTGCCATCTTCATCGGATGGGCTGGCTCTTTTCTGGCTATAATTGGAGGTGCCATGCTGGCGGCATCCTGCCCAAAAGAAAAGTCTTCTCCCAAGTACCCCATCTCCAATAGGCCCCCAAGCAGCTCTAGGGAATACGTTTGA